In Spirochaeta thermophila DSM 6578, the following proteins share a genomic window:
- a CDS encoding VWA domain-containing protein, translated as MIGFYRPGALWLLVVLVCLFVWMRRKGRGSAVRFPFVFWGADIPPGLPLWYRIVSLLRDAALWGMLSLMVLILSGPYLVERKQVVVSDPPTIVIALDVSPSMGAMDIPGKQRFQVARDVIREFVRSYPHMAVGLVLFGKEAMLEVPPTIDVEYFLERLEAVRLFSLGDGTALGMGVGISLLHLSRVNASFRAVVILTDGKNTTGEILPETAAEMAKDLDIPVFTVGVGSDLPVSLDVIDPSTGTRYAGVLEEGYDEETLRRMAEMSGGQFFSGYTPTSLHRIFQYIGATATADVRRELAVRVVSLHGGLLRMALLCAALWFLLHYAVLGEVL; from the coding sequence ATGATAGGTTTTTATCGTCCCGGCGCCCTCTGGCTCCTCGTCGTGCTCGTGTGCCTGTTCGTATGGATGAGAAGAAAGGGGCGTGGGAGCGCGGTGCGTTTCCCCTTCGTCTTCTGGGGTGCCGACATCCCCCCCGGCCTGCCGCTGTGGTACAGAATCGTCTCCCTCCTCCGGGATGCGGCCCTGTGGGGTATGCTTTCCCTGATGGTGCTCATCCTCTCGGGCCCCTACCTGGTGGAACGGAAACAGGTGGTGGTCTCGGATCCTCCTACCATCGTCATAGCCCTGGATGTCTCCCCGAGTATGGGTGCCATGGATATTCCGGGGAAGCAACGGTTTCAGGTGGCCCGTGATGTCATCAGGGAGTTCGTGCGTTCGTATCCCCACATGGCGGTCGGCCTCGTCCTGTTCGGGAAGGAAGCGATGCTGGAGGTGCCTCCCACGATCGACGTGGAGTATTTCCTGGAAAGGCTGGAAGCCGTCCGCCTCTTCTCCCTCGGTGACGGCACGGCCCTCGGTATGGGCGTGGGGATATCGCTCCTCCATCTCTCGAGGGTGAACGCATCCTTCAGGGCCGTCGTGATCCTCACGGACGGCAAGAACACCACCGGTGAGATCCTGCCCGAGACGGCGGCCGAGATGGCGAAGGATCTCGACATTCCCGTGTTCACGGTGGGGGTGGGAAGCGACCTCCCCGTGAGCCTCGATGTGATCGATCCCAGCACCGGTACCCGGTACGCGGGTGTGCTCGAGGAAGGTTACGACGAAGAGACTCTGAGGAGGATGGCGGAGATGTCGGGCGGACAGTTCTTCTCCGGGTACACCCCTACCTCACTCCACAGGATCTTCCAGTACATCGGGGCTACGGCCACGGCCGATGTGCGGCGGGAGCTTGCGGTGCGTGTCGTCTCCCTTCACGGCGGGCTTCTCCGGATGGCGCTCCTGTGTGCAGCCCTCTGGTTTCTCCTCCACTACGCGGTACTCGGGGAGGTGCTGTGA